The Candidatus Nitrospira nitrificans DNA window CGATCAACCGATGCAGCCGATGTTCCCCTCGCACCACGTCCGTCCTCAGGCGGAGCATCCACCAGGGATCGTGAGACCCGAGGAAGGAAGACAGCTTTCCCCCATCCTTCTCAGTCGTCAACACGATGTCGCTTTCGGCACATTGCATATGGGCACAAATCTCCCGAACCTCGGTATGCCCGTAGTGATGATGATCTTCAAAAGCTGTCTCGCCCACGATCTTCACCCCGAGGGATTCGGCCGATCGGCGGAACGACGGACTATTGCCGATTCCGCTCAGCAGCCAGGCCCGTTTATCCCGCCCCCATTCAAGAGCTTGCGGCTCCCCTGAGCCGATGGCGATGAAGGACTCCGGCCGAAATACGACTTCCATGACGTCTTCGGCCGGCCACGCGATCCCACGCAATCGCTGCTGGATCGATTCCACATCCTGCCGCGAATCGGCCCGGGTAATCACCACCGCGCTCGCTCGCTCCAGCCCCCGCAAGGGTTCTCGCAGTCTGCCCGATGGAAGCAACGCATCGAGTCCTGCCGCATCGGTGGCGTCCAGCAGGACCAAATCGACATCGCGGTGAAGGGCCCGATGCTGAAAACCATCATCGAGCACGATGCAATCGACGGGGTACCGCTCCAATACCCATCGACCAAGCGCGACCCGGTCAGCCCCCACCGCGACAACCGCGCGCGGACA harbors:
- the lpxK gene encoding tetraacyldisaccharide 4'-kinase, giving the protein GWLTITRLPCRVVSVGNLTVGGTGKTPIVILLTEWLTAKGKRVAILSRGYKRTSAAPCLLVSDGSRILAGPSEAGDEPFLMAQRCPRAVVAVGADRVALGRWVLERYPVDCIVLDDGFQHRALHRDVDLVLLDATDAAGLDALLPSGRLREPLRGLERASAVVITRADSRQDVESIQQRLRGIAWPAEDVMEVVFRPESFIAIGSGEPQALEWGRDKRAWLLSGIGNSPSFRRSAESLGVKIVGETAFEDHHHYGHTEVREICAHMQCAESDIVLTTEKDGGKLSSFLGSHDPWWMLRLRTDVVRGEHRLHRLIDEP